In Molothrus ater isolate BHLD 08-10-18 breed brown headed cowbird chromosome 20, BPBGC_Mater_1.1, whole genome shotgun sequence, the following are encoded in one genomic region:
- the AK1 gene encoding adenylate kinase isoenzyme 1 isoform X2: MRPVPACSGAVDNEHLWDTTWHWNSSPMAEVPWGLCAQTWPHIPACPEKLKQHKIIFVVGGPGSGKGTQCEKIVQKYGYTHLSTGDLLRAEVSSGSERGKKLQAIMEKGELVPLDTVLDMLRDAMVAKADVSKGFLIDGYPREVKQGEEFEKKIAPPTLLLYVDAGKDTMVKRLLKRGETSGRVDDNEETIKKRLETYYKATEPVIAFYKSRGIVRQLNAEGSVEEVFQQVCTHLDCL, encoded by the exons ATGAGGCcagtccctgcctgcagtggaGCCGTGGACAATGAGCACCTTTGGGACACCACGTGGCACTGGAATTCCAGCCCCATGGCCGAGGTGCCATGGGGTCTTTGTGCTCAGACGTGGCCACAcatcccagcctgcccag aaaagctCAAGCAGCACAAAATCATCTTTGTGGTGG GTGGCCCTGGCTCGGGCAAAGGGACACAGTGTGAGAAGATCGTGCAGAAGTATGGCTACACCCACCTGTCCACGGGGGACCTGCTGCGGGCAGAGGTCAGCTCGGGCTCGGAGCGGGGCAAGAAGCTGCAGGCCATCATGGAGAAGGGAGAGCTGGTGCCCCTG GACACAGTGCTGGACATGCTGAGGGATGCCATGGTGGCCAAAGCAGATGTGTCCAAGGGCTTCCTGATCGATGGATACCCCCGCGAGGTGAAGCAGGGAGAGGAGTTTGAGAAGAAG ATCGCGCCCCCCACGCTGCTGCTCTACGTGGATGCAGGGAAGGACACGATGGTGAAACGCCTGCTGAAGAGAGGAGAGACCAGCGGGAGGGTGGATGACAATGAGGAGACCATCAAGAAGCGTTTGGAGACCTACTACAAGGCCACTGAGCCTGTCATTGCCTTCTACAAGAGCAGAGGCATTGTCCGCCAG CTCAACGCCGAGGGCTCTGTGGAGGAGGTTTTCCAGCAGGTCTGCACCCACCTCGACTGCCTGtaa
- the AK1 gene encoding adenylate kinase isoenzyme 1 isoform X1 has product MATEKLKQHKIIFVVGGPGSGKGTQCEKIVQKYGYTHLSTGDLLRAEVSSGSERGKKLQAIMEKGELVPLDTVLDMLRDAMVAKADVSKGFLIDGYPREVKQGEEFEKKIAPPTLLLYVDAGKDTMVKRLLKRGETSGRVDDNEETIKKRLETYYKATEPVIAFYKSRGIVRQLNAEGSVEEVFQQVCTHLDCL; this is encoded by the exons ATGGCGACAG aaaagctCAAGCAGCACAAAATCATCTTTGTGGTGG GTGGCCCTGGCTCGGGCAAAGGGACACAGTGTGAGAAGATCGTGCAGAAGTATGGCTACACCCACCTGTCCACGGGGGACCTGCTGCGGGCAGAGGTCAGCTCGGGCTCGGAGCGGGGCAAGAAGCTGCAGGCCATCATGGAGAAGGGAGAGCTGGTGCCCCTG GACACAGTGCTGGACATGCTGAGGGATGCCATGGTGGCCAAAGCAGATGTGTCCAAGGGCTTCCTGATCGATGGATACCCCCGCGAGGTGAAGCAGGGAGAGGAGTTTGAGAAGAAG ATCGCGCCCCCCACGCTGCTGCTCTACGTGGATGCAGGGAAGGACACGATGGTGAAACGCCTGCTGAAGAGAGGAGAGACCAGCGGGAGGGTGGATGACAATGAGGAGACCATCAAGAAGCGTTTGGAGACCTACTACAAGGCCACTGAGCCTGTCATTGCCTTCTACAAGAGCAGAGGCATTGTCCGCCAG CTCAACGCCGAGGGCTCTGTGGAGGAGGTTTTCCAGCAGGTCTGCACCCACCTCGACTGCCTGtaa